A DNA window from Streptomyces sp. 71268 contains the following coding sequences:
- a CDS encoding DUF4328 domain-containing protein — MEDLGADDPRWIGEYRLLSRLGEGGMGRVYLARSARGRTVAVKLVRGELASQSDFRRRFQAEVRAAQRVGGDWTAPVLDADTEAATPWVATGYIGGPSLHHVVTEDHGPLPETSVRALARGLALALRDIHGAGLIHRDLKPSNVLVTIDGPRVIDFGIARALDSVGDTGLTMTGAVVGSPGFMSPEQVRGDPITAASDVFCLGSVLAFAATGRSPFGTVDSGVHALMYRVAQEAPDLAGLPEGLRELIDGCLTKDPANRFTLDQVLAHAGGASPDGAGLAAGQVGGDAGPWLPGELLARLGRDALRLLEAEMPQTGVGFAPLGGSTPPGGQPPVGPRAASTPPPSTPPGTQFGPPIPPGPRISGQPPLTTTHAAYAGQPAVGPHVGHPHTGVAAPLYPTTSVGYRPPAVWRSPRGLANATVVLFSLGLLVMLMDLIFSLRLYGTYDDYFSDTVDSATLKDQESVTDGFDALWFFLSIPMVVLWVIWFRRTYVNAQALAPGRQRFGSGLAAGAWFIPVVHLWFPKQMANDVWTSSAPPTPAGYPPQPGTGRGLLNTWWVLFLVMLVTSTISFFVFAEAETYGEYQSSVAWSILTDVVSIPCAVFAIAVVVRLSALQERRVTGQPMPGQGPVPGGYGTPYGPGPR; from the coding sequence ATGGAAGACCTGGGGGCCGACGATCCTCGCTGGATCGGCGAGTACCGCCTGCTCAGCAGGCTCGGTGAGGGCGGGATGGGCCGGGTCTACCTGGCCCGCTCGGCGCGCGGCCGTACCGTCGCGGTCAAGCTGGTACGGGGCGAGCTGGCCAGCCAGAGCGACTTCCGGCGCAGATTCCAGGCCGAGGTGCGGGCCGCCCAGCGGGTCGGCGGCGACTGGACCGCGCCGGTGCTCGACGCCGACACCGAAGCCGCCACCCCCTGGGTCGCCACCGGTTACATCGGCGGGCCCTCGCTGCACCACGTGGTCACCGAGGACCACGGCCCGCTCCCCGAGACCTCCGTGCGCGCGCTGGCCCGCGGACTCGCCCTGGCGCTGCGGGACATCCACGGCGCGGGGCTCATCCACCGCGACCTCAAGCCGTCCAACGTGCTGGTCACCATCGACGGGCCGCGCGTCATCGACTTCGGCATCGCCCGCGCCCTCGACTCGGTCGGCGACACCGGCCTGACGATGACCGGCGCGGTCGTCGGCTCGCCCGGCTTCATGTCGCCCGAGCAGGTGCGCGGCGACCCGATCACGGCCGCGAGCGACGTGTTCTGCCTGGGCTCGGTGCTGGCCTTCGCGGCCACCGGGCGCTCCCCCTTCGGCACCGTCGACAGCGGCGTGCACGCCCTGATGTACCGGGTGGCGCAGGAGGCGCCGGACCTGGCCGGGCTGCCGGAGGGACTGCGGGAGCTGATCGACGGCTGCCTCACCAAGGACCCGGCCAACCGCTTCACGCTGGACCAGGTGCTGGCCCACGCGGGCGGCGCGAGCCCGGACGGCGCCGGGCTCGCGGCCGGCCAGGTCGGCGGCGACGCGGGCCCGTGGCTGCCGGGCGAGCTGCTGGCCCGGCTCGGCCGGGACGCGCTGCGCCTGCTGGAGGCGGAGATGCCGCAGACCGGGGTGGGCTTCGCGCCGCTGGGCGGCTCCACGCCGCCCGGGGGCCAGCCGCCCGTGGGGCCGCGGGCGGCGAGCACCCCGCCCCCGAGCACCCCGCCGGGCACGCAGTTCGGCCCGCCGATACCCCCGGGCCCGCGGATATCCGGCCAGCCGCCGCTGACCACCACGCACGCCGCGTACGCCGGACAGCCGGCGGTGGGGCCGCACGTCGGGCACCCGCACACCGGCGTCGCCGCGCCGCTCTACCCGACCACCAGCGTCGGCTACCGCCCACCCGCCGTCTGGCGCTCCCCCCGGGGGCTGGCCAACGCCACCGTGGTGCTGTTCTCCCTCGGGCTGCTGGTCATGCTGATGGACCTGATCTTCAGCCTGCGGCTCTACGGCACCTACGACGACTACTTCTCGGACACCGTGGACTCCGCCACGCTGAAGGACCAGGAGAGCGTCACCGACGGGTTCGACGCGCTGTGGTTCTTCCTCTCCATCCCCATGGTCGTGCTGTGGGTGATCTGGTTCCGCCGCACCTACGTCAACGCGCAGGCGCTCGCGCCGGGCCGACAGCGGTTCGGCTCGGGGCTGGCCGCCGGGGCCTGGTTCATCCCGGTGGTGCACCTCTGGTTCCCCAAGCAGATGGCCAACGACGTCTGGACCAGCAGCGCCCCACCGACCCCGGCCGGCTACCCGCCGCAACCCGGCACCGGGCGCGGGCTGCTGAACACCTGGTGGGTGCTGTTCCTGGTGATGCTCGTGACCAGCACCATCAGCTTCTTCGTCTTCGCTGAGGCCGAGACGTACGGCGAATACCAGTCCTCCGTCGCCTGGTCCATCCTCACCGACGTGGTGTCCATCCCGTGCGCCGTGTTCGCCATCGCCGTCGTGGTCAGGCTGTCCGCGTTGCAGGAGCGCCGGGTCACCGGCCAGCCGATGCCGGGCCAGGGCCCGGTCCCCGGCGGCTACGGCACGCCGTACGGACCCGGCCCGCGCTAG
- a CDS encoding MarR family transcriptional regulator, producing the protein MTGVAAEELAGRDEDAVSRFIERFAAELVEAGLQRMASRVFAALLASDTGSLTSAELAEQLRISPAAVSGAIRYLSQVHMVGREREPGSRRDRYQVHTELWYETITRRDQVLTRWEQTLRDGADALGRHTPAGARMAETADFFEYLQGEMLAIMDRWRERQIARREGRAVAG; encoded by the coding sequence CTGACGGGCGTGGCGGCCGAGGAGCTGGCCGGGCGGGACGAGGACGCCGTCAGCCGGTTCATCGAGCGGTTCGCGGCGGAGCTGGTCGAGGCGGGACTACAGCGCATGGCCTCCCGGGTGTTCGCCGCGCTGCTCGCCTCCGACACCGGCTCGCTCACCTCGGCCGAACTCGCCGAGCAGCTCCGGATCAGCCCCGCGGCCGTCTCCGGCGCGATCCGCTACCTCTCGCAGGTCCACATGGTCGGCCGGGAGCGCGAACCGGGCTCCCGACGGGACCGCTACCAGGTGCACACGGAACTCTGGTACGAGACGATCACCCGCCGCGACCAGGTCCTCACCCGCTGGGAGCAGACCCTGCGGGACGGCGCCGACGCCCTCGGGCGGCACACGCCGGCGGGGGCGCGGATGGCCGAGACGGCCGACTTCTTCGAATACCTCCAGGGGGAGATGCTGGCGATAATGGACCGCTGGCGGGAGCGGCAGATCGCGCGCCGCGAGGGCCGCGCGGTAGCCGGCTGA
- a CDS encoding ABC transporter ATP-binding protein — MTTAITVSDLHKSFGRTHALDGLDLDVATGEVHGFLGPNGAGKSTTIRVLLGLLRATSGTVKLLGKDPWHDAVELHQRLAYVPGDVTLWRNLSGGEVIDLYGRLRGGLDKTRRAELLDRFDLDPTKKGRTYSKGNRQKVALVAAFASDVELLIFDEPTSGLDPLMEEVFRECVSEERQRGRTVLLSSHILSEVEALCDRVSIIRKGKTVESGSLASLRHLTRTSVTAELDSEPDGLTTLPGVHDVDVRGRRVKLQVDTDHLGPVLKRLGEAGVRSLISTPPTLEELFLRHYQSDGADSADSAQGAIAR; from the coding sequence ATGACGACGGCAATCACCGTGTCCGACCTCCACAAGTCCTTCGGCCGGACGCACGCGCTGGACGGCCTCGACCTCGACGTCGCGACGGGCGAGGTGCACGGCTTCCTCGGCCCCAACGGCGCGGGCAAATCCACCACCATCCGCGTACTGCTCGGGCTGCTGCGAGCGACCAGCGGCACGGTCAAACTCCTCGGCAAGGACCCGTGGCACGACGCGGTGGAGCTGCACCAGCGGCTCGCGTACGTCCCCGGCGACGTCACGCTGTGGCGCAACCTCAGCGGCGGCGAGGTCATCGACCTGTACGGGCGGCTGCGCGGCGGTCTGGACAAGACCCGGCGCGCCGAGCTGCTCGACCGCTTCGACCTCGACCCCACCAAGAAGGGGCGCACCTACTCCAAGGGCAACCGGCAGAAGGTCGCGCTGGTCGCGGCGTTCGCCTCGGACGTCGAGCTGCTCATCTTCGACGAGCCGACCTCCGGGCTCGACCCGCTCATGGAGGAGGTCTTCCGCGAGTGCGTCTCCGAGGAGCGGCAGCGCGGGCGCACCGTCCTCCTCTCCAGCCACATCCTCAGCGAGGTCGAGGCGCTGTGTGACCGGGTCAGCATCATCCGCAAGGGCAAGACCGTCGAGTCCGGCTCGCTGGCCTCGCTGCGCCACCTGACCCGTACGTCGGTCACGGCCGAGCTGGACAGCGAGCCGGACGGGCTGACCACGCTGCCCGGCGTGCACGACGTGGACGTGCGGGGCCGGCGGGTCAAGCTCCAGGTGGACACGGACCACCTGGGCCCGGTGCTCAAGCGGCTCGGCGAGGCGGGGGTGCGCAGCCTCATCTCGACGCCGCCCACCCTCGAGGAGCTGTTCCTGCGCCACTACCAGAGCGACGGCGCCGACTCCGCCGACTCCGCGCAGGGGGCGATCGCGCGATGA
- a CDS encoding cytochrome P450: MTEAAAAFDPWDPGFAADPYPAYAELRERGRAHYFAPTDQWLIPHHDDVRALLTDRRLGRSYTHRFSHEEFGRPAPPPEYEPFFTLDGNGLLDLEPPAHPRVRRLVSQAFTPRTVDRLEPVVRRLAAGLVDGLLADGGGDLIAEVAEPLPVAVIAELLGVPPAERGPLRPWSADICAMYELNPSPETARRAVRASVEFSTYLRELIAERRAAPGDDLISAMIAAHDAEDRLTEQEMVSTCVLLLNAGHEASVNATGNGWWTLFQHPEHLAALRADPGLLPTAIEELLRYDGPLHLFERWVLDDIEVGGTLIPRGSEVALLFGSANHDPARFAAPTRLDLSRTDNPHLSFGAGIHYCLGAPLARVELRAIFEELLRRAPRLRAVAEPPRKPGFVQRGLRELRVEA; encoded by the coding sequence ATGACCGAGGCAGCAGCGGCCTTCGACCCCTGGGACCCGGGATTCGCCGCCGACCCGTACCCGGCCTACGCGGAGTTGCGGGAGCGCGGGCGGGCGCACTATTTCGCGCCGACCGACCAGTGGCTGATCCCGCACCACGACGACGTACGGGCGCTGCTCACCGACCGGCGGCTCGGGCGTAGTTACACCCACCGCTTCAGCCACGAGGAGTTCGGCCGCCCGGCGCCGCCGCCCGAGTACGAGCCGTTCTTCACCCTCGACGGCAACGGCCTGCTCGACCTGGAGCCGCCGGCGCACCCGCGCGTCCGCCGCCTGGTCTCGCAGGCGTTCACGCCCCGCACCGTCGACCGGCTCGAACCCGTCGTGCGGCGACTGGCCGCCGGCCTGGTGGACGGGCTGCTCGCGGACGGTGGCGGCGACCTCATCGCCGAGGTCGCCGAGCCGCTGCCGGTGGCCGTCATCGCCGAACTCCTCGGCGTGCCACCCGCCGAACGCGGCCCGCTGCGCCCCTGGTCGGCCGATATCTGCGCGATGTACGAGCTGAACCCGAGCCCGGAGACCGCCCGCCGCGCCGTACGCGCCAGCGTCGAGTTCTCCACCTACCTGCGGGAGTTGATCGCCGAGCGGCGCGCGGCGCCCGGTGACGACCTGATCAGCGCGATGATCGCGGCCCACGACGCGGAGGACCGGCTGACCGAGCAGGAGATGGTCTCCACCTGCGTGCTGCTGCTCAACGCGGGCCACGAGGCGAGCGTCAACGCGACGGGCAACGGTTGGTGGACGCTGTTCCAACACCCCGAACACCTGGCCGCGTTGCGCGCCGACCCGGGCCTGTTGCCCACGGCGATCGAGGAGTTGCTGCGCTACGACGGGCCGCTGCACCTGTTCGAGCGCTGGGTGCTGGACGACATCGAGGTGGGCGGCACGCTCATCCCGCGCGGCAGCGAGGTGGCCCTGCTCTTCGGCTCGGCCAACCACGACCCGGCCCGCTTCGCCGCGCCGACGCGGCTCGACCTCTCCCGTACGGACAACCCCCACCTGTCCTTCGGCGCTGGCATCCACTACTGTCTCGGCGCGCCGCTGGCCCGCGTCGAACTGCGGGCCATCTTTGAGGAGTTGCTGCGCCGAGCGCCCCGACTGCGCGCCGTCGCCGAGCCGCCCCGCAAGCCGGGCTTCGTCCAGCGAGGCCTGCGCGAACTGCGGGTCGAGGCGTAA
- a CDS encoding alpha/beta hydrolase gives MNPAMTRAEREEASAFGHAEAPPTATVAYGPHPDQVVDLFLPEPGAASEPRAEPEFRAGGGARAGGGAPPSGAAARVIADPAPPTPGVAAPVPLVVLFHGGAWRAPYDRRHLSPLAAYLAGHGLAVASVEYRRGPLTDGPLTDGPLADGPAASAAGPGQPRAGRWPETFDDIAAALDALPSLVRGLAAGPAADGPPGPSADGPPGPAAGRVRWADVDADRPVLVGHSAGGHAVLWAAARHRLPVGSRWRLPAPPALRGVVGLAAIADFGTARALGVCSHAVDQLLAPQHPPATPGPGPAERAALLAHRLACTDPSALVPNGVPTTLVQGGADIDVPPAVTEAFVAAADRAGQRVRLVRVEGVGHFPPIDPATPTARTVLAEIARLT, from the coding sequence ATGAACCCCGCGATGACGCGCGCGGAGCGGGAGGAGGCCTCGGCGTTCGGCCACGCCGAGGCACCACCGACCGCCACGGTGGCCTACGGGCCGCACCCCGACCAGGTGGTGGACCTCTTCCTGCCCGAGCCCGGGGCCGCCTCCGAGCCCCGGGCCGAGCCCGAGTTCCGGGCCGGTGGCGGAGCCCGGGCCGGTGGCGGTGCCCCGCCGTCCGGGGCCGCCGCGCGCGTCATCGCCGACCCGGCGCCGCCCACCCCCGGGGTGGCGGCGCCCGTGCCGCTGGTCGTGCTGTTCCACGGCGGCGCCTGGCGCGCCCCGTACGACCGGCGGCACCTGTCCCCGCTGGCCGCCTACCTGGCCGGCCACGGCCTCGCGGTCGCGTCGGTCGAGTACCGGCGCGGCCCGCTCACCGACGGCCCGCTCACCGACGGCCCGCTCGCCGACGGCCCGGCGGCGAGTGCCGCCGGGCCCGGGCAGCCGCGCGCCGGCCGCTGGCCGGAGACCTTCGACGACATCGCGGCGGCGCTGGACGCGCTGCCCTCGCTGGTACGCGGCCTCGCGGCCGGCCCGGCCGCCGATGGGCCACCTGGCCCGTCCGCTGATGGGCCGCCCGGCCCGGCCGCCGGCCGTGTCCGCTGGGCCGACGTGGACGCCGACCGGCCGGTGCTCGTCGGGCATTCGGCCGGCGGGCACGCCGTGCTGTGGGCGGCGGCGCGGCACCGGTTGCCGGTCGGCTCCCGGTGGCGGTTGCCGGCGCCGCCCGCGCTGCGCGGCGTGGTCGGCCTCGCCGCCATCGCCGACTTCGGCACGGCCCGCGCCCTCGGCGTCTGCTCGCACGCCGTGGACCAACTGCTCGCCCCGCAACACCCGCCCGCGACGCCCGGCCCCGGCCCGGCCGAGCGCGCCGCGCTGCTCGCGCACCGGCTGGCCTGCACCGACCCGTCCGCCCTGGTGCCGAACGGCGTGCCCACCACGCTGGTGCAGGGCGGCGCGGACATCGACGTACCGCCCGCCGTCACCGAGGCGTTCGTGGCGGCGGCGGACCGCGCCGGGCAGCGGGTCCGGCTCGTCCGCGTCGAGGGCGTCGGCCACTTCCCACCGATCGACCCGGCCACGCCCACGGCCCGCACCGTCCTGGCCGAGATCGCCCGCCTGACCTGA
- a CDS encoding aspartate aminotransferase family protein, giving the protein MSTHSAPAPDPTAGAAVKAADRAHVFHSWSAQGQIDPPAIAGAEGSYFWDYDGNRFLDFSSQLVNTNIGHQHPKVVAAIQEQAAKMCTLAPGFAVDVRSEAARLIAQRTPGDLDKIFFTNGGAEAVENAVRMARVHTGRPKALSAYRSYHGATNAAINLTGDPRRWASDSASAGVVHFWAPFLYRSPFHAETEVQECERALRHLADTITFEGPQTIAAIILETVPGTAGIMPPPPGYLAGVREICDQYGIVLILDEVMAGFGRTGRWFARDHWDVTPDLLTFAKGVNSGYVPIGGVAISAEIAATFDQRPYPGGLTYSGHPLACASVVATLTAMEEEGIVDNAAAIGEQVIGPGLREIAERHPSVGEVRGLGVFWAVELVRNPETREPLVPYNASGPANQPMVDFAAAVKRGGLWPSVVMNRTHVVPPCTISAAEAKDGLAILDEALAVADAHVVG; this is encoded by the coding sequence GTGTCCACGCACTCCGCCCCCGCCCCCGATCCCACCGCCGGTGCCGCGGTCAAGGCCGCCGACCGCGCGCATGTCTTCCACTCCTGGTCGGCGCAGGGCCAGATCGACCCGCCGGCCATCGCCGGGGCCGAGGGTTCCTACTTCTGGGACTACGACGGCAACCGCTTCCTCGACTTCTCCTCACAGCTCGTCAACACCAACATCGGGCACCAGCACCCGAAGGTCGTGGCCGCCATCCAGGAGCAGGCGGCGAAGATGTGCACGCTCGCGCCCGGCTTCGCGGTGGACGTGCGCTCCGAGGCGGCCCGGCTGATCGCCCAGCGCACGCCCGGCGACCTCGACAAGATCTTCTTCACCAACGGCGGCGCCGAGGCGGTCGAGAACGCCGTACGGATGGCGCGGGTGCACACCGGTCGGCCCAAGGCGCTCTCCGCGTACCGCTCGTACCACGGGGCCACCAACGCGGCGATCAACCTGACCGGCGACCCGCGCCGGTGGGCCTCGGACAGCGCGTCGGCGGGCGTCGTGCACTTCTGGGCGCCGTTCCTCTACCGCTCGCCGTTCCACGCCGAGACCGAGGTGCAGGAGTGCGAGCGCGCGCTGCGCCACCTCGCGGACACCATCACCTTCGAGGGCCCGCAGACCATCGCCGCGATCATCCTGGAGACCGTCCCGGGCACGGCCGGCATCATGCCGCCGCCGCCCGGCTACCTGGCCGGCGTCCGGGAGATCTGCGACCAGTACGGGATCGTCCTCATCCTCGACGAGGTCATGGCCGGCTTCGGGCGCACCGGCCGCTGGTTCGCGCGTGACCACTGGGACGTCACGCCCGACCTGCTGACCTTCGCCAAGGGCGTCAACTCCGGCTACGTGCCGATCGGCGGCGTCGCCATCTCCGCCGAGATCGCCGCCACCTTCGACCAGCGGCCCTACCCGGGCGGGCTCACCTACTCCGGGCACCCGCTGGCCTGTGCCTCCGTCGTCGCGACGCTGACCGCGATGGAGGAGGAGGGCATCGTGGACAACGCCGCCGCCATCGGCGAGCAGGTCATCGGCCCCGGGCTGCGCGAGATCGCCGAGCGCCACCCGTCGGTCGGCGAGGTGCGCGGCCTCGGCGTGTTCTGGGCGGTCGAGCTGGTACGGAACCCGGAGACCCGGGAGCCGCTGGTGCCGTACAACGCGAGCGGGCCGGCCAACCAGCCGATGGTCGACTTCGCGGCGGCGGTCAAGCGGGGCGGGCTGTGGCCGTCGGTGGTCATGAACCGCACGCACGTGGTGCCGCCGTGCACGATCTCCGCGGCGGAGGCCAAGGACGGCCTGGCCATCCTGGACGAGGCGCTCGCCGTGGCGGACGCGCACGTCGTCGGCTAG
- a CDS encoding adenylosuccinate synthase, producing the protein MPALVLLGAQWGDEGKGKATDLLGGSVDYVVRYQGGNNAGHTVVVGDQKYALHLLPSGILSPSCTPVIGNGVVVDPAVLLSELSGLNERGVDTSKLLISGNAHLITPYHQTVDKVTERFLGKRKIGTTGRGIGPAYADKINRVGIRVQDLFDESILIQKVEAALNDKNQILVKLFNRRAISAEQVVEEYLGYAEQIRDYVADTTLILNNAIDEGKVVLFEGGQGTLLDVDHGTYPFVTSSNPTAGGACTGAGVGPTKINRVIGILKAYTTRVGAGPFPTELFDADGEALRTIGGERGVTTGRDRRCGWFDAVIARYATRVNGLTDFFLTKLDVLTGWEQIPVCVAYEIDGRRVEELPYSQSDFHHAKPIYENLPGWSEDITKAKTFADLPKNAQAYVKALEQMSGAPISAIGVGPGRDETIQVNSFL; encoded by the coding sequence GTGCCCGCACTTGTGCTGCTCGGTGCTCAGTGGGGTGATGAAGGCAAGGGAAAGGCCACCGACCTGCTCGGTGGTTCGGTGGATTACGTCGTTCGCTACCAGGGCGGCAACAACGCCGGTCACACGGTCGTCGTGGGTGACCAGAAGTACGCGTTGCACCTGCTCCCTTCCGGAATCCTTTCCCCCAGCTGCACGCCGGTCATCGGTAACGGTGTCGTGGTGGACCCGGCGGTCCTGCTCTCCGAGCTGAGCGGGCTGAACGAGCGCGGCGTGGACACGTCCAAGCTCCTCATCAGCGGCAACGCGCACCTGATCACGCCGTACCACCAGACGGTCGACAAGGTCACGGAGCGCTTCCTCGGCAAGCGGAAGATCGGCACCACCGGGCGCGGCATCGGCCCGGCCTACGCGGACAAGATCAACCGCGTGGGCATCCGGGTGCAGGACCTGTTCGACGAGTCGATCCTCATCCAGAAGGTCGAGGCGGCGCTCAACGACAAGAACCAGATACTGGTCAAGCTCTTCAACCGGCGCGCGATCAGCGCCGAGCAGGTGGTCGAGGAGTACCTCGGCTACGCGGAGCAGATCAGGGACTACGTCGCCGACACCACGCTGATCCTCAACAACGCCATCGACGAGGGCAAGGTCGTCCTCTTCGAAGGTGGCCAGGGCACGCTGCTCGACGTGGACCACGGCACCTATCCCTTCGTGACCTCCTCCAACCCGACCGCGGGCGGCGCCTGCACCGGCGCGGGCGTGGGCCCCACGAAGATCAACCGGGTGATCGGCATCCTCAAGGCGTACACCACGCGGGTGGGCGCCGGACCGTTCCCGACGGAGCTGTTCGACGCGGACGGCGAGGCGCTGCGCACCATCGGCGGCGAGCGCGGCGTGACCACCGGGCGCGACCGGCGCTGCGGCTGGTTCGACGCGGTGATCGCGCGCTACGCGACGCGCGTCAACGGCCTCACCGACTTCTTCCTGACCAAGCTCGACGTGCTCACCGGCTGGGAGCAGATCCCGGTCTGCGTGGCGTACGAGATCGACGGCAGGCGGGTCGAGGAGCTGCCGTACAGCCAGTCCGACTTCCACCACGCCAAGCCGATCTACGAGAACCTGCCGGGCTGGTCGGAGGACATCACCAAGGCGAAGACCTTCGCCGACCTGCCGAAGAACGCGCAGGCCTACGTGAAGGCGCTGGAGCAGATGTCCGGCGCGCCGATCTCCGCGATCGGTGTCGGCCCGGGCCGGGACGAGACGATTCAGGTCAACTCCTTCCTCTAG
- a CDS encoding ABC transporter permease: protein MTAVADARIAAPPKGSSRDLAGTGTLLRLALRRDRVMLPIWVLCLGLSASSTVSRLDSAYDTPQKRADLAADMNANGSTRALFGAAFDDSLGALTVWRVGAFLTVFAAIMSLLIVIRHTREEEETGRQEALSSGMVGRRAGLTSALITVGIANAAVTLLIAGSLAGEGGSGALALGLAVGLSGMVFGAIAAVAAQVTENARVARGLSAAAVGVAFVLRMGGDAAKDGSDGSSHVLVWLSPLGWAENARPYADERWWTLLLLALLAVVAIGVAYALAGRRDVGASFFASRPGPAAAGPGLSTVYGLAWRLQRGTLLAWVAGLAFAGAVFGGIADGADDFLGDSESTRDTFLRMGGQEGLTDAFLASMVGILGLVVTIHTASAVLRLRGEETDQRAEPLLSNAVSRVQWAASHLVVALLGPVVILAAGGLALGIAYGAASGDLGGEVPRVLGATLLQAPAVWVITSIAVFLFGVLPKFTSLTWGVVGFVVAIGWLGPAMELDQSVMNLSPFGHLPKVPGGDITATPFLWMLLVTVALLAAGLAGLRRRDMSN from the coding sequence ATGACCGCCGTAGCCGACGCGCGGATCGCGGCACCGCCGAAGGGCTCCTCCCGCGACCTGGCCGGAACGGGCACGCTGCTGCGGCTCGCGCTGCGCCGCGACCGGGTCATGCTGCCGATCTGGGTGCTATGCCTCGGCCTGTCCGCGAGCAGCACCGTGAGCCGCCTGGACAGCGCGTACGACACCCCGCAGAAGCGCGCCGACCTGGCCGCCGACATGAACGCCAACGGGTCCACGCGGGCCCTGTTCGGCGCGGCCTTCGACGACTCGCTCGGGGCGCTGACGGTCTGGCGCGTGGGGGCCTTCCTCACGGTCTTCGCCGCCATCATGAGCCTGCTCATCGTCATCCGGCACACCCGCGAGGAGGAGGAGACGGGCCGGCAGGAGGCGCTGTCCTCCGGGATGGTCGGCCGGCGCGCGGGGCTGACCTCGGCGCTGATCACCGTCGGCATCGCCAACGCCGCCGTCACCCTGCTCATCGCGGGCAGCCTGGCCGGCGAGGGCGGCAGCGGCGCGCTGGCCCTCGGCCTGGCGGTGGGCCTGAGCGGCATGGTCTTCGGCGCCATCGCCGCGGTCGCCGCGCAGGTCACCGAGAACGCCCGGGTCGCGCGCGGCCTGTCCGCCGCCGCCGTGGGCGTCGCGTTCGTGCTGCGGATGGGCGGTGACGCGGCCAAGGACGGCTCCGACGGCTCAAGCCACGTGCTGGTCTGGCTCTCGCCGCTGGGCTGGGCGGAGAACGCCCGGCCGTACGCCGACGAGCGCTGGTGGACGCTGCTGTTGCTGGCCCTGCTCGCGGTGGTCGCCATCGGCGTCGCGTACGCGCTGGCCGGCCGCCGCGACGTGGGGGCCAGCTTCTTCGCCTCCCGTCCGGGGCCCGCCGCCGCGGGTCCGGGCCTCAGCACGGTCTACGGGCTCGCCTGGCGGCTCCAGCGCGGCACGCTGCTGGCCTGGGTGGCCGGTCTGGCCTTCGCGGGGGCGGTGTTCGGCGGCATCGCCGACGGCGCCGACGACTTCCTCGGCGACAGCGAGAGCACCCGCGACACGTTCCTGCGGATGGGCGGCCAGGAGGGGCTCACGGACGCCTTCCTCGCCTCGATGGTCGGCATCCTGGGCCTGGTCGTCACGATCCACACGGCCAGCGCCGTGCTGCGGCTGCGCGGCGAGGAGACCGACCAGCGCGCGGAGCCGCTGCTGTCGAACGCGGTCAGCCGCGTGCAGTGGGCGGCCAGCCACCTGGTCGTCGCGCTGCTCGGCCCGGTCGTCATCCTGGCGGCGGGCGGCCTGGCGCTCGGCATCGCGTACGGGGCCGCCTCCGGCGACCTCGGCGGCGAAGTGCCGCGGGTGCTCGGGGCCACGCTGTTGCAGGCCCCGGCGGTGTGGGTGATCACCTCGATCGCGGTGTTCCTGTTCGGCGTGTTGCCCAAGTTCACGTCCCTCACCTGGGGCGTGGTCGGGTTCGTGGTGGCCATCGGCTGGCTGGGCCCGGCGATGGAGCTGGACCAGTCGGTGATGAACCTCTCGCCCTTCGGACACCTGCCGAAGGTGCCGGGCGGGGACATCACGGCGACCCCGTTCCTGTGGATGCTCCTGGTGACCGTCGCCCTGCTGGCGGCCGGCCTGGCCGGACTGCGGCGGCGCGACATGAGCAACTAG
- a CDS encoding GntR family transcriptional regulator: MPGTSQVKRSTLRQQIADALRDEVLAGRLPAGQQFTVKEMAEQYGVSATPVREALLDLCAQGLLDVEEHRGYRVHEFTIGDYRDMVEARTLIVEGMFRRSVATAMDSTTPQALASVRRRAEEAERAARGGDLDILIGYDLRFWRELSGLVGNSYISGILERVRVQSWVFSVPYLRRAPDLRGRLWAGHRELVEAITRRDVRSAEEIVAAYNAHSLSLVESLPGPRPATAS, translated from the coding sequence ATGCCCGGCACCAGCCAGGTCAAGCGCAGCACGCTGCGGCAGCAGATAGCCGACGCGCTGCGCGACGAGGTGCTGGCGGGGCGGCTACCGGCCGGGCAGCAGTTCACGGTCAAGGAGATGGCCGAGCAGTACGGGGTCTCCGCGACGCCGGTCCGCGAGGCGCTGCTCGACCTGTGCGCGCAGGGCCTGCTGGACGTGGAGGAGCACCGCGGCTACCGGGTCCACGAGTTCACCATCGGTGACTACCGCGACATGGTCGAGGCGCGCACGCTCATCGTGGAGGGCATGTTCCGGCGCTCGGTCGCCACCGCCATGGACTCCACGACGCCGCAGGCGCTCGCGTCGGTACGGCGCCGCGCCGAGGAGGCCGAGCGGGCGGCCCGTGGCGGCGACCTCGACATCCTCATCGGCTACGACCTGCGGTTCTGGCGCGAGCTGAGCGGGCTGGTGGGCAACTCGTACATCTCCGGCATCCTGGAGCGGGTGCGCGTGCAGAGCTGGGTGTTCAGCGTGCCGTACCTGCGGCGCGCGCCGGACCTGCGCGGGAGGCTGTGGGCCGGCCACCGCGAGCTGGTGGAGGCGATCACCCGGCGCGACGTGCGCAGCGCCGAGGAGATCGTGGCCGCGTACAACGCGCACAGCCTCTCCCTCGTCGAGTCCCTCCCGGGCCCGCGCCCGGCCACCGCGTCCTGA